A single Danio rerio strain Tuebingen ecotype United States chromosome 17, GRCz12tu, whole genome shotgun sequence DNA region contains:
- the fam98b gene encoding protein FAM98B isoform X1 has translation MVFSVVVQVNVLLEKLPETHIGAPALQRSISAEQWEELEKINSTLSAEYECRRRMLIKRLDVTVQSFSWSDRAKVKIDQMARAYQPKRHSLSVRSSVSLAHLLAARRDICNMVKTSSGSSRQNTSCAVNRILMGRVPDRGGRPSEIQAPAPEMPTWRKRSDGGGGRGAGYRGGGGGGWQTGGGDGWRTGRWSRGGGRGGGHYYH, from the exons ATGGTGTTTTCTGTGGTGGTTCAGGTGAATGTTCTGCTGGAGAAGCTTCCAGAAACACACATCGGAGCTCCAGCGCTGCAGAGGAGCATCAGTGCAGAGCAATGG gaggaGCTGGAGAAGATCAATAGCACTCTGTCGGCGGAGTACGAGTGCCGGCGGCGTATGCTCATCAAACGGCTCGACGTCACTGTGCAGTCCTTCAGCTGGTCGGACAGAGCCAAg GTGAAGATTGATCAGATGGCGCGGGCGTATCAGCCCAAGAGACACTCTCTGTCCGTCAGGTCGAGCGTGAGTTTGGCTCATCTGCTGGCGGCGCGGAGAGACATCTGCAATATGGTGAAGACCAGCAGCGGATCCAGCCGCCAGAACACTAGCTGCGCTGTCAACAGG ATCTTGATGGGTCGAGTTCCTGACCGCGGCGGGCGTCCGTCTGAGATCCAGGCTCCTGCGCCGGAGATGCCCACCTGGAGGAAGAGATCTGATGGAGGAGGAGGACGAGGGGCGGGAtatagaggaggaggaggaggaggatggcaGACGGGTGGAGGAGACGGCTGGAGGACAGGAAGATGGAGTCGAGGAGGAGGACGAGGAGGTGGACACTACTATCACTGA
- the angel1 gene encoding protein angel homolog 2, with amino-acid sequence MIVSAMFYALYPLSRLLDRVSAAWQKPPPVHVNGREVWDGGGQQQQQTEDSLQRNSTERSAQLPQDKHTHTHHPQGTLVETLERARAEEELQKTLCDVSQMEGVLSETPLAGLEDTHNPQPVKNQAESDYVFSSVAGKHSEISPHLTADAPSEADRCDGVSASSGGAALLFASRSPVFDLSALLSDTQQLQMDAEPIGWHFPVGHGLAEMCYCPYVQFPDVSYYPAFQDQDNIEVMWRVWEDLSEPQSSDSADASPVFDFSVMSYNILAQDLLEANPHLYTHCAEDALRWENRLQAVLKELQIWQPDIVCLQEVQEDHFQEQMHPVLINMGYTCIYKRRTGSKTDGCAVLYRGERFTQLSVSLLEFRRSECELLDRDNVGIVLLLQPTAGPHHQFTPVCVANTHLLFNPRRGDVKLAQLAIMFAEIHSVMQKCRSEGKSCELILCGDFNAVPRSPLWTLITTGELYYHGLPTWMVSGQTDLSYKAHHNRLFSPLWPSSLGITDRCQYNTDTHTTASDGKQQYSHEFMCQLRFCEAACVRPADLELIPGVTDKTPDLRDMFSLRFSPSLRHRLSLTSAYSHIHPETLTDLVTTLNSEGAAMVDYIFYSQRQKSGFNGGGESAGGLKLLARLSLLSEAHLWSLRGLPNESFPSDHLSLLVKLQLSSADI; translated from the exons CAGCGTGGCAGAAGCCTCCGCCAGTGCATGTGAATGGCAGAGAGGTTTGGGACGGTGGaggacagcagcagcagcagacggAGGACTCACTGCAGAGGAACAGCACAGAGAGATCAGCACAGCTTCCACaagacaaacacactcacacacaccatcCTCAG GGAACACTGGTGGAGACTCTAGAGAGAGCACGAGCAGAAGAAGAGCTGCAGAAAACTCTGTGTGATGTCAGTCAGATGGAGGGAGTGCTGTCAGAAACACCGCTCGCCGGTCTGGAGGACACACACAATCCACAACCTGTGAAGAACCAGGCTGAATCTGACTATGTGTTCAGCTCAGTAGCTGGAAAACACAGCGAGATCTCTCCACATCTGACTGCAGACGCTCCCTCAG AAGCAGACCGGTGTGACGGTGTGTCTGCCAGCTCTGGAGGTGCAGCTCTTCTCTTCGCGTCCCGCAGCCCGGTGTTTGACCTGTCAGCTTTACTGTCGGACACACAGCAGCTCCAGATGGATGCTGAGCCCATCGGGTGGCACTTTCCTGTCGGACACGGCCTGGCGGAGATGTGCTACTGTCCTTACGTGCAGTTTCCCGACGTCAGCTACTATCCTGCATTTCAAGACCAGGACAATATAGAAG TGATGTGGCGAGTGTGGGAGGACCTCAGTGAACCGCAGAGCAGTGACAGTGCAGACGCGTCTCCTGTGTTCGACTTCAGCGTCATGTCTTATAATATCCTGGCTCAGGATCTGCTGGAAGCCAATCCACATCTCTACACTCACTGTGCGGAGGACGCGCTGAGGTGGGAAAACCGGCTCCAGGCTGTCCTGAAGGAGCTGCAGATCTGGCAACCAGAT ATTGTTTGTCTTCAGGAAGTGCAGGAGGATCACTTTCAGGAGCAGATGCATCCCGTCCTGATCAACATGG GTTATACATGCATCTATAAGCGTCGCACAGGCTCAAAAACAGACGGTTGTGCTGTGTTATACCGCGGTGAACGCTTCACTCAGCTCTCCGTCAGTCTGCTGGAGTTTCGCCGCTCGGAGTGTGAGCTGCTGGATCGGGATAATGTAGGCATCGTGCTGCTCCTCCAGCCCACGGCGGGACCCCATCATCAGTTTACACCGGTGTGTGTTGCTAACACACACCTCCTGTTCAACCCCAGGAGAGGAGACGTGAAGCTGGCCCAGCTCGCCATCATGTTCGCCGAGATCCACAGCGTGATGCAGAAATGCAGGAGTGAAGGGAAAAGCTGCGAGCTGATTCTGTGCGGAGACTTCAATGCTGTACCCAGGAGTCCTCTGTGGACGCTGATCACCACCGGGGAGCTCTACTACCACGGCCTACCGACATGGATG GTTTCAGGGCAGACGGATTTGTCATATAAAGCTCATCACAACAGGCTTTTCTCCCCATTGTGGCCCAGCAGCCTCGGCATCACTGACCGCTGCCAGTacaacactgacacacacaccaCAGCTTCAG atggTAAACAGCAGTACAGTCATGAGTTCATGTGTCAGCTGCGCTTCTGTGAGGCGGCGTGTGTTCGGCCTGCAGATCTAGAGCTCATACCCGGAGTCACAGACAAAACACCCG ACCTAAGAGACATGTTTAGTCTAAG GTTCAGTCCTTCTTTACGTCACAGGTTGAGTCTGACGTCTGCTTACAGTCATATTCATCCCGAAACACTGACTGATCTGGTCACGACACTGAACTCTGAAGGAGCTGCCATGGTCGACTACATCTTCTACTCCCAACGGCAGAAGAGCGGCTTCAACGGAGGCGGAG AGAGCGCTGGTGGTCTGAAACTGCTGGCTCGTCTGTCTCTGCTGTCTGAAGCTCATCTCTGGTCTCTGCGAGGTTTACCCAATGAAAGCTTCCCCTCTGATCATCTCAGCCTGCTGGTCAAACTTCAGCTCAGCTCAGCGGATATATGA
- the fam98b gene encoding protein FAM98B (The RefSeq protein has 1 non-frameshifting indel compared to this genomic sequence), with protein MESDILDILEQLGYDGPLAEEACLLAECGRGFSSSEYVNLLTWLTKQLTQFTETHTQDEIITADPLDVSRLLKDCCCPYEGLASRLANGDVKDTRDHLKIILFVSSELQSAQLLLSKTLRDAEEREMRSCSPLQDLSVICHTLTLPDPAGRDPTDTFTDIQTQVNVLLEKLPETHIGAPALQRSISAEQWEELEKINSTLSAEYECRRRMLIKRLDVTVQSFSWSDRAKVKIDQMARAYQPKRHSLSVRSSVSLAHLLAARRDICNMVKTSSGSSRQNTSCAVNRILMGRVPDRGGRPSEIQAPAPEMPTWRKRSDGGGGRGAGYRGGGGWQTGGGDGWRTGRWSRGGGRGGGHYYH; from the exons ATGGAGAGCGATATTCTGGACATCCTGGAGCAGCTTGG GTATGACGGGCCGCTGGCGGAGGAGGCGTGTCTGCTGGCCGAGTGTGGGCGGGGCTTCAGCTCATCTGAATATGTTAATTTGCTGACGTGGCTCACAAAACAACTGACACAATTCACTGAGACACACACGCAGGACGAGATCATCacag ctgatCCTCTGGACGTGAGCCGGCTGCTGAAGGACTGCTGCTGTCCGTATGAAGGACTGGCCTCTCGATTAGCCAATGGGGACGTGAAGGACACCAGAGACCATCTCAAGAtcatct TGTTTGTGTCGTCAGAGCTTCAGTCCGCTCAGCTGCTGCTCAGTAAAACACTCCGAGATGCAGAGGAGCGGGAGATGCGCTCGTGTTCGCCTCTGCAGGATCTCTCCGTCATctgtcacacactcacactgccGGATCCGGCCGGACGAGACCCCACAGACACCTTCACGGACATCCAGACGCAG GTGAATGTTCTGCTGGAGAAGCTTCCAGAAACACACATCGGAGCTCCAGCGCTGCAGAGGAGCATCAGTGCAGAGCAATGG gaggaGCTGGAGAAGATCAATAGCACTCTGTCGGCGGAGTACGAGTGCCGGCGGCGTATGCTCATCAAACGGCTCGACGTCACTGTGCAGTCCTTCAGCTGGTCGGACAGAGCCAAg GTGAAGATTGATCAGATGGCGCGGGCGTATCAGCCCAAGAGACACTCTCTGTCCGTCAGGTCGAGCGTGAGTTTGGCTCATCTGCTGGCGGCGCGGAGAGACATCTGCAATATGGTGAAGACCAGCAGCGGATCCAGCCGCCAGAACACTAGCTGCGCTGTCAACAGG ATCTTGATGGGTCGAGTTCCTGACCGCGGCGGGCGTCCGTCTGAGATCCAGGCTCCTGCGCCGGAGATGCCCACCTGGAGGAAGAGATCTGATGGAGGAGGAGGACGAGGGGCGGGAtatagaggaggaggaggaggaggatggcaGACGGGTGGAGGAGACGGCTGGAGGACAGGAAGATGGAGTCGAGGAGGAGGACGAGGAGGTGGACACTACTATCACTGA